In the Aneurinibacillus soli genome, one interval contains:
- a CDS encoding Rne/Rng family ribonuclease: protein MRRIVVNGVGRETRVAILEQKRLMEYYLERPEADRIVGNIYRGRVENVLPGMQAAFVDIGTGKNAFLYIDDCLSPGEEGKHKPAINQVVTQGQEIVVQVSKESFGTKGARVTTQVSLPGRYGVFMPEVDYIGISRRIQQESERTRLRNIAAEALGPGEGTIIRTLAEGASREELAADIAFLRARWQRAWDEAKDRKSPVLVHRDMDLISRVARDMLSEEVEELVVDSRACYQEIRELLAHYRPSLTDRVKLYGEPEDLFVHYGVESEIEKALRRKVWLKNGGYLVIDQTEAMTVFDVNTGKFTGNHDLEETVVKTNVEACWEIARQLRLRRIGGIIIIDFIDMKQDEHRARVLDAMSQELRKDRTKTHLLGFTKLGLLEMTRKKEHQTLSDTLLRLCPSCDGRGRILSEETLLGALERELIAHGRDDRNESVTVEVHPHVLAFLAPHRDELARASGLDVRCCPNELLDQQSYRITQLGRK, encoded by the coding sequence TTGAGAAGAATTGTCGTGAACGGTGTGGGTCGGGAAACGCGGGTCGCGATACTCGAGCAGAAGCGGCTGATGGAATACTACCTGGAACGTCCGGAAGCAGATCGGATCGTCGGCAACATTTATCGGGGACGGGTAGAGAATGTGCTACCCGGCATGCAAGCTGCTTTTGTCGATATTGGTACGGGAAAAAATGCATTTTTATATATTGATGACTGTCTTTCACCAGGCGAGGAGGGCAAGCACAAGCCTGCGATTAATCAAGTGGTAACACAGGGGCAAGAAATTGTGGTGCAGGTGAGTAAAGAGTCGTTCGGGACAAAAGGGGCGCGTGTTACGACGCAGGTGTCGCTGCCAGGGCGGTACGGTGTGTTTATGCCGGAAGTGGACTACATTGGGATTTCGCGGCGCATTCAGCAGGAATCTGAACGCACGCGTCTGCGAAACATCGCAGCCGAAGCACTGGGGCCTGGGGAAGGCACAATTATTCGAACGCTTGCAGAAGGGGCAAGTCGGGAAGAACTTGCGGCGGATATTGCCTTTTTGCGTGCCCGGTGGCAGCGGGCATGGGATGAGGCGAAAGATCGGAAGTCGCCTGTACTCGTCCATCGGGATATGGACCTTATCTCGCGTGTAGCGCGTGACATGCTGAGTGAAGAAGTGGAGGAGCTGGTAGTGGACAGCCGTGCATGCTATCAGGAAATTCGGGAGCTGCTAGCACACTATCGCCCTTCGCTTACCGATCGGGTTAAGCTGTATGGCGAGCCGGAGGATTTGTTTGTTCATTATGGAGTAGAGAGCGAAATTGAGAAAGCACTCCGCCGCAAAGTCTGGCTCAAGAACGGCGGATATCTCGTGATTGATCAAACAGAAGCGATGACGGTATTTGATGTGAACACGGGTAAATTTACTGGCAATCATGATCTGGAAGAAACCGTTGTCAAAACAAATGTGGAAGCGTGTTGGGAGATTGCTCGTCAGCTTCGCCTGCGGCGGATTGGCGGCATCATTATTATTGATTTCATCGATATGAAACAGGACGAGCATCGGGCTCGTGTGCTCGATGCGATGAGCCAGGAGCTTAGGAAAGACCGGACAAAAACACACCTGCTCGGCTTTACGAAACTAGGACTTCTTGAGATGACTCGTAAAAAAGAGCATCAGACACTCTCGGATACCCTGCTACGTCTCTGTCCGTCCTGTGATGGCCGGGGCCGCATTTTGTCCGAAGAAACACTGCTTGGCGCCCTGGAGCGCGAGTTGATTGCTCATGGACGAGATGATCGGAATGAATCCGTCACAGTGGAAGTCCATCCGCATGTGTTGGCGTTTCTTGCGCCGCATCGGGACGAGCTTGCACGGGCAAGTGGCCTTGACGTACGCTGCTGTCCGAATGAATTGCTTGATCAACAGAGCTATCGTATTACCCAGCTTGGGAGGAAATAA
- the rplU gene encoding 50S ribosomal protein L21: MYAIIETGGKQYKVEQGTELYIEKLETAEGETVTFDKVLLVAGENGVKAGAPLVAGATVTAKVERHGKGQKIIVYKYKAKKNYRRKQGHRQPYTKVVIEAINA, translated from the coding sequence ATGTACGCAATTATCGAAACAGGTGGCAAGCAATACAAAGTAGAACAAGGTACTGAACTCTACATCGAGAAGCTCGAAACAGCTGAAGGTGAGACAGTAACATTCGACAAAGTGTTGCTCGTAGCCGGTGAAAACGGTGTGAAAGCAGGTGCTCCGCTCGTAGCAGGAGCAACTGTAACAGCGAAAGTAGAACGTCACGGTAAAGGTCAAAAAATTATCGTGTACAAATACAAAGCGAAAAAGAACTACCGTCGTAAGCAAGGTCACCGTCAACCGTACACAAAGGTTGTTATTGAAGCAATCAATGCGTAA
- a CDS encoding ribosomal-processing cysteine protease Prp has product MITVQVKRRADESIYEMKIRGHAGSAEYGRDLVCAAVSAISLGTVNAIEMVLNIALPVKQGESGFLHVTVPDEYESDTAEKVQLLLEGMIASLRAVEMSNGKYVRIQDTRKY; this is encoded by the coding sequence ATGATTACGGTACAAGTAAAACGACGCGCAGATGAGTCGATTTACGAGATGAAGATACGTGGACATGCCGGGTCTGCCGAATACGGTCGCGATCTGGTATGCGCCGCTGTTTCTGCAATCTCGCTCGGCACAGTCAATGCGATTGAAATGGTATTGAACATCGCCCTGCCTGTGAAGCAGGGGGAGAGCGGCTTTCTCCATGTTACCGTTCCGGACGAGTATGAATCGGATACGGCGGAGAAGGTGCAGCTTCTCCTCGAAGGCATGATTGCCTCGCTTCGTGCAGTGGAGATGAGCAACGGAAAATATGTCCGCATACAGGACACACGTAAATATTGA
- the rpmA gene encoding 50S ribosomal protein L27 — MLRMDLQFFASKKGVGSTKNGRDSISKRLGAKRADGQFVKAGNILYRQRGTKIYPGANVGRGGDDTLFALTDGIVRFKRLGRDRKQVVIEPVANEA; from the coding sequence ATGTTAAGAATGGACCTTCAATTCTTCGCCTCTAAAAAAGGGGTAGGTAGTACAAAGAATGGCCGTGACTCAATCTCGAAGCGCCTTGGCGCTAAGCGTGCAGACGGTCAATTCGTTAAAGCGGGTAACATCCTGTACCGCCAGCGTGGTACGAAGATCTATCCGGGTGCGAACGTAGGCCGTGGCGGCGACGACACGCTGTTCGCTCTGACAGATGGCATCGTTCGTTTCAAGCGTCTTGGTCGTGACCGCAAACAAGTGGTTATCGAGCCAGTAGCAAACGAAGCGTAA
- a CDS encoding Spo0B domain-containing protein: MNKLIEVINHQRHDWLNHIQVLLGYLKLQKYDLCEEYMYRVIKEANRDTLIARLAHPSLVTYLLSFNALHKEVVLDVEIPAPFSLLDRPDLGNCILGMVETYRQHAQMNGEPNTLLLTLTYSGDCLHGVADYAGRLDAAGMKQALVAMEQEIIALGGQFVMDIHTDEESVIECIIPFTAEADKSR, from the coding sequence ATGAATAAATTGATCGAAGTTATCAATCATCAGCGGCATGACTGGCTGAACCATATCCAGGTTCTGCTCGGATATTTGAAGCTTCAAAAATACGATTTATGTGAAGAATATATGTATCGTGTCATTAAAGAGGCGAATCGGGATACGCTTATCGCGCGTCTTGCCCATCCGTCTCTTGTGACGTATCTGCTTTCATTTAACGCCCTGCACAAGGAAGTGGTGCTTGACGTCGAGATTCCGGCCCCGTTCTCGCTGCTGGACAGACCGGATCTCGGGAACTGTATTTTGGGCATGGTGGAGACATATCGACAGCATGCACAGATGAATGGAGAACCGAATACGCTTTTGCTGACGTTGACGTATAGTGGGGACTGTTTGCATGGAGTCGCTGATTATGCCGGACGTCTGGATGCGGCGGGAATGAAGCAGGCGCTTGTAGCAATGGAGCAGGAGATAATAGCACTTGGCGGACAGTTTGTGATGGATATTCATACGGATGAAGAGTCTGTGATTGAGTGTATAATCCCGTTCACTGCAGAAGCGGACAAGTCTAGATAA
- the obgE gene encoding GTPase ObgE has protein sequence MFVDSVKIYVKGGDGGNGMVAFRREKYVAAGGPAGGDGGRGGDVVFVVDEGLRTLVDFRYQRHFKATRGENGRTKSQHGAGADDMVVRVPPGTTVIDDDTQQVIADLVMHGQQAVIARGGRGGRGNTRFATPANSAPEIAENGEPGQERYVRLELKVLADVGLVGFPSVGKSTLLSVVSAARPKIAAYHFTTITPNLGVVDIDEERSFVMADLPGLIEGAHEGVGLGHQFLRHVERTRVIVHVVDMAGSEGRDPYTDYVQINEELKLYNRKLEDRPQIIAANKMDIPDAEENLAEFKEKVGDVPIFPISAATNQGIRELMYAVADKLDQIPFLPDVEEVAEEETTVMYRAEQEGPGFTVRRDNETYVVEGEKLEKLVKMTNLNSHDSIQRFARTMRNMGVDNALRKKGAKNGDIVVIGKFEFEFVE, from the coding sequence ATGTTTGTAGATAGCGTAAAAATATACGTAAAAGGCGGCGACGGCGGCAACGGCATGGTTGCGTTTCGTCGCGAGAAATATGTAGCTGCAGGAGGACCTGCTGGCGGCGATGGTGGGCGCGGCGGCGATGTTGTGTTTGTGGTGGACGAAGGATTGCGGACACTTGTTGACTTCCGCTACCAGCGTCATTTCAAAGCAACACGCGGTGAGAATGGCCGGACCAAGTCCCAGCACGGCGCAGGTGCGGACGATATGGTCGTACGGGTACCACCAGGAACGACAGTGATTGATGACGATACGCAGCAAGTTATTGCGGATCTTGTTATGCACGGCCAGCAGGCGGTAATCGCCCGTGGTGGACGCGGTGGCCGGGGCAATACTCGTTTTGCGACACCGGCGAACTCTGCTCCAGAGATCGCGGAGAACGGCGAACCAGGTCAGGAGCGTTATGTACGCCTCGAACTGAAGGTACTCGCAGATGTCGGGCTGGTTGGGTTCCCGAGCGTCGGCAAGTCAACCCTGCTGTCTGTTGTATCAGCAGCCCGCCCGAAAATTGCGGCGTATCACTTTACAACGATTACGCCTAATCTCGGTGTGGTAGATATTGATGAGGAACGTAGCTTTGTAATGGCAGACTTGCCCGGTCTGATTGAAGGGGCGCATGAAGGGGTGGGCCTCGGTCATCAATTCCTGCGCCATGTAGAGCGGACGCGTGTCATTGTTCATGTGGTGGACATGGCAGGCTCTGAAGGACGTGATCCGTATACCGACTACGTGCAGATCAATGAAGAGCTGAAGCTGTACAATCGGAAACTTGAAGATCGCCCGCAGATTATTGCCGCGAACAAGATGGACATTCCGGATGCAGAAGAAAATCTCGCTGAATTCAAGGAGAAGGTAGGCGATGTGCCAATCTTCCCGATCTCGGCCGCGACCAATCAGGGTATTCGCGAGCTAATGTATGCGGTAGCCGACAAGCTTGATCAGATTCCGTTCCTGCCGGATGTAGAAGAGGTAGCGGAAGAAGAGACAACCGTCATGTACCGTGCAGAGCAGGAAGGACCAGGATTTACGGTGCGCCGCGATAACGAGACGTATGTGGTGGAAGGCGAGAAGTTAGAGAAGCTTGTTAAGATGACAAACCTGAACAGCCACGATTCGATTCAGCGTTTTGCTCGTACGATGCGAAACATGGGCGTGGACAATGCCCTGCGTAAAAAAGGCGCGAAAAATGGCGATATTGTGGTCATTGGCAAGTTTGAGTTTGAGTTTGTGGAGTAG
- a CDS encoding DedA family protein: MEHQLDYLLAHYGYFGIVLALVGGIVGLPLPDEIVLTYVGYNIYQGKMLYALSVVSAVIGALTGITISYLLGIKLGSPFLKKFGPKIHITEKKIERTQALFNKFGPFLLFIGYFIPGVRHVTAYLAGISCLGFRKFALYAYAGGVLWIFTFITLGRVLGHDWKKAEHYIHPNGGLLVILVVVLVFLVFLYRKRKKRSL; this comes from the coding sequence ATGGAACATCAGTTAGATTACCTACTTGCTCACTATGGTTATTTTGGAATTGTACTCGCTCTTGTAGGAGGCATTGTTGGTCTGCCTTTGCCTGATGAAATTGTGCTGACGTATGTAGGCTATAACATATATCAGGGAAAGATGCTGTATGCACTGTCAGTAGTAAGCGCTGTTATAGGTGCGCTCACTGGAATTACGATTAGCTATTTGTTGGGGATAAAGTTAGGTAGCCCTTTCCTGAAAAAGTTTGGTCCTAAGATTCACATTACAGAAAAGAAAATAGAGCGTACGCAAGCACTCTTCAATAAATTTGGTCCATTTCTGCTCTTTATCGGCTATTTCATTCCTGGCGTAAGGCATGTTACTGCTTATTTAGCAGGTATTTCCTGTTTGGGATTTCGTAAATTTGCTCTTTACGCGTATGCAGGAGGGGTATTGTGGATTTTTACTTTTATCACATTGGGAAGAGTATTGGGGCATGATTGGAAAAAAGCAGAACACTATATCCATCCGAATGGTGGTCTACTTGTTATACTGGTTGTAGTGTTGGTTTTCCTTGTTTTTCTCTATCGCAAGAGGAAGAAAAGGAGTTTGTAA
- a CDS encoding ACT domain-containing protein yields MEKREEQFYLIRSDVLPESIAKTIEAKKLLDSGAVDTVNEAVDRVGLSRSAYYKYKDSIFPFNSMMQNMIVTLSLYLEHQSGVLSNVLKFVAERGGNVLTINQTIPLQGMANVAMSIDTAQLSQSTTEFLEELHALDGVRRAAIVGRG; encoded by the coding sequence ATGGAAAAGAGGGAGGAGCAGTTTTATTTGATCCGCTCGGATGTGCTGCCGGAATCGATTGCCAAAACGATTGAAGCGAAGAAACTGCTTGATTCCGGAGCGGTGGATACCGTGAATGAAGCCGTGGATCGTGTAGGGTTAAGCCGAAGTGCGTACTACAAATACAAGGATAGCATATTTCCGTTTAACTCCATGATGCAGAACATGATTGTTACACTGTCCCTGTATCTGGAGCACCAGTCAGGCGTGTTATCGAACGTGTTGAAATTCGTGGCTGAACGGGGCGGTAATGTATTAACGATAAACCAAACCATTCCGCTACAGGGAATGGCAAACGTAGCGATGTCGATTGACACAGCGCAATTGTCGCAGTCGACGACAGAGTTTTTGGAAGAATTACATGCACTGGATGGGGTCCGTCGTGCCGCGATTGTCGGCCGAGGATAA